Proteins found in one Geomonas subterranea genomic segment:
- a CDS encoding GNAT family N-acetyltransferase, with product MQPNETHEEETPRIRQMIIEDLPEVFHIGEEVFTAEYSQSLYRTWDEYEITTLFNSDNELCIVAEHDDRILGFALGTTVKKHHSPWKYGYLVWLGVRRELQKLQVGARLFKELKRRFKEQGVRMIIIDTSADNAPAIRFFKKHGFDNVQEHLYMTLNLSKRHKKKPVKKS from the coding sequence ATGCAGCCAAACGAGACGCACGAGGAAGAGACGCCGCGCATCCGGCAGATGATTATTGAGGACCTGCCGGAAGTGTTCCACATCGGCGAGGAGGTCTTCACAGCCGAATATTCGCAAAGCCTCTACCGCACCTGGGACGAGTACGAGATCACCACGCTGTTCAACTCGGACAACGAGCTCTGCATCGTCGCCGAGCATGACGACCGCATCCTCGGCTTCGCCCTCGGCACCACCGTGAAAAAGCATCACTCGCCCTGGAAATACGGCTACCTGGTGTGGCTCGGGGTGCGTCGCGAACTGCAAAAGCTGCAGGTCGGGGCACGGCTGTTCAAGGAACTGAAAAGGCGCTTCAAGGAACAGGGGGTACGCATGATCATCATCGACACCTCGGCCGACAACGCGCCGGCCATCCGGTTCTTCAAGAAGCACGGTTTCGACAACGTGCAGGAACACCTCTACATGACGCTCAACCTCTCCAAGCGGCACAAGAAAAAACCGGTGAAGAAATCATGA
- a CDS encoding M20 family metallopeptidase, protein MSGRLEEVMAAIDPARLKATLSDLLDIYSPSGKEEDIQLYLEDLLSRAGFSVERQEVEEERYNLRVTMGEDEPRLYLVGHVDTVPAWDLEEFGAREEGEMVRGLGSADMKGGCAAMVETWLALAQALKPGRRPSVGLLLVVGEEENGDGSAAFLKDVRAPWAVIGEPTSLSACFAHFGYLEAGFVTRGVRSHSSLPELGHNAVESMLRVLLHLGKDSLFKRGESEIVYSIREMRSSQKGFVVPDRCEAWIDLHLPPERDPDSVEQAIRRIIAGAGQFIPGLDLSVAFDFASAGYNLGTDNALARILEQTYQRLGLTLKFEAFRSHSDGNLFHAAGCRPLILGPGALEISHTPEEQVSFAEVLAAARIYAALCLGMDQYAGLALERRGALNCFDRQASWVGCVTGGRS, encoded by the coding sequence ATGAGCGGCCGCCTCGAAGAGGTCATGGCCGCCATCGACCCGGCCCGGCTCAAAGCTACCCTCAGCGACCTGCTCGACATCTACTCACCCTCGGGGAAGGAAGAGGACATCCAGCTCTACCTGGAGGACCTTCTCTCCCGGGCCGGCTTTTCGGTGGAGCGCCAGGAGGTCGAGGAGGAACGCTACAACCTGCGGGTCACCATGGGGGAGGACGAGCCGAGGCTCTACCTTGTGGGGCACGTGGACACGGTTCCCGCCTGGGACTTGGAGGAGTTCGGGGCGCGCGAGGAAGGGGAGATGGTCCGGGGGCTGGGGAGCGCCGACATGAAGGGTGGCTGCGCCGCCATGGTGGAGACGTGGCTCGCCCTGGCGCAGGCGCTCAAACCGGGGCGGCGCCCAAGCGTCGGGCTTTTGCTGGTGGTGGGCGAGGAGGAAAACGGCGACGGCAGCGCCGCCTTCCTGAAGGATGTCCGCGCCCCCTGGGCCGTGATCGGCGAGCCCACCAGCCTTTCCGCCTGCTTCGCGCACTTCGGCTACCTGGAGGCAGGCTTCGTGACGCGGGGGGTGAGGAGCCACTCGTCTCTCCCGGAACTTGGGCACAACGCGGTCGAGTCGATGCTGCGGGTGCTTTTGCACCTGGGCAAGGACTCCCTGTTCAAGCGGGGGGAGTCGGAGATCGTGTACTCGATCCGCGAGATGCGCTCCTCGCAGAAGGGGTTCGTGGTGCCGGACCGTTGCGAGGCGTGGATCGACCTGCACCTCCCCCCCGAGCGCGACCCGGACTCCGTGGAGCAGGCGATCCGCCGCATCATCGCCGGCGCGGGCCAGTTCATCCCCGGGCTCGACCTCTCGGTCGCCTTCGACTTCGCCTCCGCCGGTTACAACCTCGGCACCGACAACGCGCTGGCGCGCATCCTGGAACAGACCTACCAGCGCCTCGGGCTCACCCTCAAATTCGAGGCCTTCCGTTCCCACTCCGACGGCAACCTGTTCCACGCGGCGGGATGCCGCCCGCTCATCCTGGGGCCGGGCGCACTGGAGATCTCCCACACCCCCGAAGAACAGGTGAGTTTCGCGGAGGTGCTGGCGGCGGCGAGGATATACGCGGCGCTGTGCCTTGGGATGGACCAGTACGCGGGGCTCGCCCTGGAGCGCCGGGGGGCGCTGAACTGCTTCGACCGGCAGGCGAGCTGGGTGGGGTGCGTGACGGGAGGGAGAAGCTAG
- a CDS encoding c(7)-type cytochrome triheme domain-containing protein has product MDSGIMRKGMRVLSRAVPACALVLVMSSGGSAMDRSELAKVLKTIPPNGPFAKFGNVTMRTRAKEAGMAPVVFPHWVHRARYTCRVCHLELNFGMKRGDTGITRALYTKGKFCGVCHNGTTAFGVQKADAQCHRCHMENTRDLDKRFEEFAEGLPLASFGNGIDWAAAYRDGSIRPMNSINGEIALPFPDKLKQPLKLGTASPRSDVSFSHQEHFAELDCSSCHPDIFNIKMKSTTAFTMETNIYGNFCGACHMLVSFPMNDCRRCHKGMSNSIGY; this is encoded by the coding sequence ATGGATTCGGGGATAATGCGGAAGGGGATGAGGGTGCTGTCGCGTGCGGTGCCGGCGTGCGCCCTGGTGCTCGTGATGAGTTCGGGCGGCTCCGCCATGGACCGCAGTGAGCTCGCCAAGGTGCTGAAGACCATTCCCCCCAACGGTCCCTTCGCGAAGTTCGGCAACGTCACCATGCGCACGCGCGCCAAGGAGGCGGGGATGGCGCCGGTGGTCTTCCCGCACTGGGTGCACCGCGCCCGCTACACCTGCCGGGTATGCCACCTGGAGCTCAACTTCGGGATGAAGCGCGGCGACACCGGCATCACCCGCGCCCTCTACACCAAGGGGAAGTTTTGCGGCGTCTGCCACAACGGCACCACCGCCTTCGGCGTGCAGAAGGCGGATGCCCAGTGCCACCGCTGCCACATGGAGAACACCAGGGACCTGGACAAGCGCTTCGAGGAGTTCGCCGAGGGGCTCCCCCTCGCCAGCTTCGGCAACGGCATCGACTGGGCCGCCGCCTACCGCGACGGGAGCATCCGCCCCATGAACTCCATCAACGGCGAGATCGCGCTCCCCTTCCCGGACAAGCTGAAGCAGCCGCTCAAGCTCGGCACCGCCTCGCCCAGAAGCGACGTGAGCTTCTCCCACCAGGAGCACTTCGCCGAGCTGGACTGCTCCAGCTGCCACCCCGACATCTTCAACATCAAGATGAAGTCGACCACCGCCTTCACCATGGAAACCAATATCTACGGCAACTTCTGCGGTGCCTGCCACATGCTGGTCTCCTTCCCCATGAACGACTGCAGACGCTGCCACAAGGGGATGAGCAATAGCATCGGCTACTAG
- a CDS encoding c(7)-type cytochrome triheme domain-containing protein: MKRLFLVGLILFCGAGVLWGAGTKKKKPLPQDFGSVTISNFSQQAGMAPVVFDHWVHRKNYTCRLCHVDIGFGMTANSTQIRAVDNSKRFFCGVCHNGSSTINKVKIFDSCATSYTREEYKRCVKCHALEKDPAKEEAFYRLQEKMPRETFGNGINWEKAEETGQLKLIDSLEGVSFKKSSMKVQKDFALKGKVDGMPDIIFSHQKHTVWNGCEVCHPDIFVGIKKGATKYSMIDLFDGRYCGVCHDKVAFPQSDCKRCHSKPV; encoded by the coding sequence ATGAAACGACTTTTTCTAGTTGGTCTGATCCTCTTTTGCGGCGCCGGTGTGCTTTGGGGTGCCGGGACCAAGAAAAAGAAGCCTCTGCCGCAGGACTTCGGGAGCGTGACCATCAGCAACTTCTCTCAGCAGGCCGGGATGGCGCCGGTCGTTTTCGACCACTGGGTGCACCGCAAGAATTACACCTGCCGGCTGTGCCATGTGGACATCGGTTTCGGCATGACCGCCAATTCCACCCAGATCCGCGCCGTCGACAACAGCAAGCGCTTCTTCTGCGGTGTCTGCCATAACGGCTCCTCGACCATCAACAAGGTGAAGATCTTCGATTCCTGCGCCACCAGCTACACCAGGGAGGAGTACAAGCGCTGCGTCAAGTGCCACGCCCTGGAGAAGGACCCGGCCAAGGAAGAGGCCTTCTACCGCTTGCAGGAGAAGATGCCCCGCGAGACGTTCGGCAACGGGATCAACTGGGAGAAAGCCGAGGAGACCGGCCAGCTGAAGCTGATCGACTCCCTGGAGGGGGTCTCCTTCAAGAAGAGCTCGATGAAGGTCCAGAAGGACTTCGCGTTGAAGGGGAAGGTGGACGGGATGCCGGACATCATCTTCTCGCATCAAAAGCACACGGTATGGAACGGCTGCGAGGTCTGCCACCCCGACATCTTCGTCGGCATCAAGAAGGGGGCGACCAAGTACTCCATGATCGACCTTTTCGACGGCAGGTACTGCGGTGTCTGCCACGACAAGGTGGCCTTCCCGCAAAGCGACTGCAAGCGCTGCCATTCAAAGCCGGTCTAG
- a CDS encoding exo-beta-N-acetylmuramidase NamZ family protein codes for MLFLLFPLTCRAETVKTGAQVLSEQGFLPLQGKRFALVTNQSAMVGDTHLLALMEQKGVKPALIFSPEHGLKGKAEDGVKLADDVSAPVPVKSLYGASKKPRPDDLNGIDLMVFDIQDAGARFYTYISTMGLAMQAAAEAGIPFMVLDRPNPLGGDYVAGFVREQIPGSFTSLYPIPLAHGLTVGELAGMIKGERMLPDLEKLDLRVVRMQGWQREMRWQDTGLAWVATSPNLAAIESVLLYPGTGLLEGTGASEGRGSTRPFQIAGWPGIDAKALALRLNEAQLPGLRFDPLQFTPVRLPGVSSAPKYRDREVAGVSIEITDYRKVLPVETGVALLAALQAALPEKSRALFFRGGIDDMAGSPQLRKGLQDGEAATAIEARWTPGVKRFLEQRKPYLLY; via the coding sequence ATGCTGTTCCTTTTGTTCCCCTTGACCTGCCGGGCGGAGACCGTCAAGACCGGTGCCCAGGTCCTGAGCGAGCAGGGTTTCCTCCCGTTGCAGGGAAAGCGCTTCGCCCTGGTCACCAACCAGTCCGCCATGGTGGGGGATACCCACCTCCTTGCGCTGATGGAGCAAAAAGGGGTGAAGCCGGCCCTGATCTTCTCACCCGAGCACGGCCTCAAGGGGAAGGCGGAGGACGGCGTCAAGCTGGCCGATGACGTATCCGCGCCCGTGCCGGTGAAGAGCCTGTACGGCGCCAGCAAGAAGCCGCGCCCGGACGACTTGAACGGGATCGACCTGATGGTGTTCGACATCCAGGATGCCGGGGCGCGATTCTACACCTACATATCCACCATGGGACTCGCCATGCAGGCCGCGGCCGAGGCCGGCATCCCGTTCATGGTGCTCGACCGCCCCAACCCGCTGGGGGGCGATTACGTCGCCGGATTCGTGAGGGAGCAGATCCCGGGGAGTTTCACCTCGCTCTACCCCATTCCGCTGGCGCACGGGCTGACGGTCGGGGAACTGGCGGGAATGATCAAGGGAGAGCGGATGCTGCCGGACCTGGAGAAACTGGACCTGCGGGTGGTGCGCATGCAGGGGTGGCAGCGGGAGATGCGCTGGCAGGACACGGGACTTGCCTGGGTTGCGACCAGCCCGAACCTTGCCGCCATAGAATCGGTGCTGCTCTACCCGGGGACCGGCCTCCTGGAGGGGACGGGTGCCTCGGAAGGGCGGGGCAGCACGAGGCCCTTCCAGATCGCCGGGTGGCCCGGCATCGACGCCAAGGCGCTGGCCCTGCGCCTTAACGAGGCACAGCTCCCGGGATTGCGGTTCGACCCGTTGCAGTTCACCCCGGTCCGGCTCCCGGGCGTCTCGAGCGCGCCCAAGTACCGCGACCGGGAGGTGGCGGGGGTGAGCATCGAGATCACCGACTACCGCAAGGTACTGCCGGTAGAGACGGGGGTGGCCCTTCTCGCCGCCCTGCAGGCGGCGCTTCCCGAGAAATCCCGCGCCCTGTTCTTCCGTGGGGGCATCGACGACATGGCGGGCTCACCGCAGTTGCGCAAGGGGCTGCAGGACGGCGAGGCCGCGACGGCCATCGAGGCCCGCTGGACCCCGGGGGTGAAACGGTTCCTGGAGCAGCGCAAGCCCTACCTGCTTTACTGA
- a CDS encoding methyl-accepting chemotaxis protein, producing the protein MKHKNRLSFQTKLLLLVLVSCCVLGAPTGLTVMKQFYDLTARFNESYRESLYINSDLLAKAEVQTAVSLLQEISDRQQKGEITADDAKKQGADLLRGLKFGKDGYFWADTSDGTNVVLLGKPAEGKNRMNLQDAKGKYLIREIIQKGKLPGGGFTDYHFPRPGSDAPAPKRGYSLYFAPFDWVVGTGTYVDDLDILVAKAADANKQLIMKDVYLVVALTMVILAAICLVAVLVVRRLIAHIGTEPEELEEIAQQVAAGDLTVRLEPGRTGIYEAMRRMVEGLREVMEKVNRSALDVSAAAGELNANARSMADDAGAVVSQAETVAVASEEMSCTSNDISRNCHLAAGSSGRASSSAQSGAAIVRETVQGMNRIADHVRNSAGVVEQLGTRSDQIGEIVATIEEIADQTNLLALNAAIEAARAGEQGRGFAVVADEVRALAERTTKATREIGTMIKNIQQETKLAVRAMEEGVEEVARGTGEAARSGEALEDILTQINDVTSQINQIVTAAEEQTATTQEITNNIHQISGTVQQSANGAQEISAASERLSRLSGEMQEMVQRFRL; encoded by the coding sequence ATGAAACACAAAAACAGGCTGTCCTTTCAAACAAAGCTCCTCCTGTTGGTGCTGGTAAGCTGCTGCGTACTGGGAGCCCCGACCGGTCTGACTGTGATGAAGCAGTTTTATGACCTCACTGCCAGGTTCAACGAGTCCTACCGTGAATCCCTCTACATCAACTCCGACCTCCTGGCCAAGGCCGAGGTACAGACCGCGGTCAGCCTGCTGCAGGAAATCAGCGACCGCCAGCAAAAGGGGGAGATCACTGCGGACGATGCGAAAAAGCAGGGGGCTGACCTGCTCAGGGGGCTCAAGTTCGGCAAGGACGGCTATTTCTGGGCCGACACCTCCGACGGCACCAACGTGGTGCTGCTTGGCAAACCCGCCGAAGGGAAGAACCGCATGAACCTCCAGGACGCCAAGGGCAAATACCTGATCCGGGAGATCATCCAGAAGGGAAAACTGCCAGGTGGCGGTTTCACCGACTACCATTTCCCGCGACCGGGTAGTGACGCCCCCGCACCCAAGCGCGGCTACTCCCTCTACTTCGCCCCCTTCGACTGGGTGGTCGGCACCGGCACCTACGTCGACGACCTGGACATCCTCGTGGCCAAGGCCGCCGACGCGAACAAGCAGCTCATCATGAAGGACGTCTACCTGGTGGTGGCGCTTACCATGGTGATCCTGGCAGCGATCTGCCTGGTGGCGGTCCTGGTGGTGCGCCGGCTGATCGCGCATATCGGCACCGAGCCGGAGGAACTGGAGGAAATCGCTCAGCAGGTGGCGGCGGGGGACCTTACCGTGCGGCTGGAGCCGGGGAGGACCGGCATCTACGAGGCGATGCGGCGCATGGTCGAAGGACTCAGGGAGGTGATGGAGAAGGTGAACCGCAGCGCCCTCGACGTCTCTGCCGCCGCGGGCGAGCTCAACGCCAACGCGCGCTCCATGGCGGATGACGCCGGGGCGGTGGTGAGCCAGGCCGAGACAGTCGCGGTCGCCAGCGAGGAGATGTCCTGCACCAGCAACGACATCTCCCGCAACTGCCACCTGGCAGCCGGCAGCTCCGGTCGCGCCAGCAGTTCGGCCCAAAGCGGCGCCGCCATCGTCAGGGAAACCGTTCAGGGGATGAACAGGATCGCTGACCACGTCCGCAACTCCGCCGGCGTGGTGGAGCAGTTGGGGACCCGTAGCGACCAGATCGGCGAGATCGTAGCCACCATCGAGGAAATAGCGGACCAGACCAACCTCCTGGCGCTCAACGCAGCCATCGAGGCCGCGCGCGCCGGAGAGCAGGGGCGCGGCTTCGCCGTCGTCGCGGACGAGGTCAGGGCGCTGGCCGAGCGGACCACCAAGGCGACCCGCGAGATCGGGACCATGATCAAGAACATCCAGCAGGAAACCAAACTGGCGGTACGGGCCATGGAAGAGGGTGTCGAGGAGGTGGCGCGGGGCACCGGCGAGGCGGCCCGCTCCGGTGAAGCACTCGAAGACATCCTGACCCAGATCAACGACGTCACCAGCCAGATCAACCAGATCGTGACCGCGGCCGAGGAGCAGACCGCCACCACCCAGGAGATCACCAACAACATCCACCAGATCTCGGGCACCGTGCAGCAAAGCGCCAATGGCGCCCAGGAGATCTCCGCAGCCTCCGAGCGGCTCTCCAGGCTCTCCGGCGAGATGCAGGAGATGGTACAGAGGTTCAGGCTTTAA
- the murB gene encoding UDP-N-acetylmuramate dehydrogenase, which produces MPKPHPDKKPHLDIQENVPLAPFTSFRIGGPARFLVGARDLRELQEALRLARAMNLPFCILGGGSNLLVSDDGFPGLAIRLLMDRVTFSGGMVQVQGGFDLTTLVHRTADWGLSGLESLAGIPGTVGGAVRGNAGAYGGAIGDVVATVSALDSTTLQTLTLRRDQCDFGYRDSRFKRDPGLIVVGTLLALLPGDQDEIRTKVAQTLAKREAKQLSCDRSAGSFFMNPEVNDAALVRRFEEEQGVRCRECHIPAGWLIDQAGLRSLSVGGAAVSHRHANYLVNTGSATAGDVVELARLVRQEVRRKLGVELKEEVSPLGLVI; this is translated from the coding sequence ATGCCAAAACCCCACCCGGACAAGAAACCCCACCTCGACATCCAGGAGAACGTGCCGCTGGCACCGTTCACTTCCTTCCGGATCGGCGGCCCGGCCCGCTTTCTGGTAGGCGCACGCGACCTGCGGGAACTCCAGGAGGCGCTGCGCCTCGCCCGCGCCATGAACCTCCCCTTCTGCATCCTGGGTGGTGGCAGCAATCTCCTCGTGAGCGACGACGGCTTCCCGGGGCTCGCCATACGGCTGCTCATGGACCGGGTCACCTTCTCGGGCGGCATGGTCCAGGTGCAGGGCGGCTTCGACCTGACCACGCTGGTCCACCGCACGGCCGATTGGGGGCTGTCGGGACTCGAATCGCTGGCGGGTATTCCCGGTACGGTGGGAGGCGCGGTGCGGGGGAATGCCGGGGCCTATGGCGGGGCCATCGGTGACGTCGTGGCCACGGTTTCGGCGCTCGACAGCACCACGCTCCAGACGCTGACGCTGCGCCGGGACCAATGCGACTTCGGCTACCGGGACAGCCGCTTCAAACGCGATCCCGGGCTGATCGTGGTAGGGACGCTGCTGGCGCTGTTACCGGGGGATCAGGACGAGATCCGGACCAAGGTGGCGCAGACCCTTGCCAAGCGGGAGGCGAAGCAGCTTTCCTGCGACCGGAGCGCGGGCTCGTTCTTCATGAACCCGGAGGTCAACGACGCCGCACTGGTCAGGAGATTCGAGGAGGAGCAGGGGGTGCGCTGCCGGGAGTGCCACATCCCGGCGGGCTGGCTCATCGACCAGGCGGGGCTGCGCAGTCTGAGCGTGGGGGGGGCGGCGGTGAGCCACAGGCACGCCAACTACCTGGTGAACACGGGGTCGGCCACCGCGGGGGATGTGGTGGAACTGGCGAGACTGGTGCGCCAGGAAGTGCGGCGGAAACTGGGAGTCGAGCTCAAGGAGGAGGTAAGCCCCCTCGGACTCGTCATTTAG
- a CDS encoding ATP-binding protein: MIKRLRDLSIRRKLIAMLLFTNAVVLALVSAAFVVNEANRFRTEMQTELTALAEIIGNNSSAAVAFNDRQAAGDTLAALRAKPYIRTAFIVLQDDTVLARYLAPGKPARSLPFAVTAGARLSIDRGSFNSTLQRSRSPLAIGEDIYGVHRILLDGQQIGTVVLQSDPREFTDRLARFFLLVTGVMLSALLLVYFIASRLQRLISTPITHLAQVIKAVSVEKNYYMRAQKQGDDELGTLIDGFNEMLVQIQRRDQQLEAQRQELEGEVQRRTGQLSAANRELNQTVAELRLSKEAAEAASLAKSQFLANMSHEIRTPMNGVLGMIGVLLESGLGGEQRRFAEAVRNSGESLLSIINDILDFSKIEAGRMELEPAPIDLHDILGGVLEIFAAGAQRKGVGISLHLDPRLPRYVVGDPVRLRQILVNLLGNAVKFTSRGEVRLTAAPLEEQGEGWLRFEVADTGIGIRPEAQAHIFESFSQADYSTTRTFGGTGLGLAISRQLAQLMEGELGLSSEYGVGSTFWFSVRLQVLKEVPESLAYQSAPLEGGAKPVFDAHILVAEDNPVNQDVVRHMLGQLSCRVQIVADGELAVAASAQGGYDLVFMDCQMPHMDGFAATRAIRERERNEGGGHLPVVALTANALAGDRELCLAAGMDDYLSKPFDSRQLAEVLLRWIPECATIAPDNGTAPDSAARGRTVEVVGPVQHEGAPGHGVSPTSAGAPEQEGKPERTGVPVFDRDGLVRRLGDDEFVEMFVEKYLDSTDKLMVLLRKAVEAEDYPEVRLQAHSIKGAAASIGAEVMREVALKMEQSAQLEQERSGLPELLGEMERALADFRRVASPA; the protein is encoded by the coding sequence ATGATCAAACGGCTCCGCGACCTCTCCATCAGACGAAAACTCATTGCCATGCTGCTTTTCACCAACGCCGTTGTGCTGGCGCTGGTTTCGGCGGCGTTCGTGGTGAACGAGGCGAACCGGTTCCGGACCGAGATGCAGACCGAGCTCACGGCACTCGCGGAGATCATCGGCAACAACAGCTCCGCCGCGGTGGCCTTCAACGACCGGCAGGCCGCCGGGGACACCCTCGCAGCCCTCCGGGCCAAACCGTACATACGCACCGCCTTCATCGTGCTGCAGGACGACACGGTGCTGGCCCGTTACCTGGCGCCGGGGAAGCCGGCACGTTCCCTTCCGTTCGCCGTCACGGCCGGTGCCCGGCTTAGCATCGACCGGGGCAGCTTCAACTCCACCCTGCAGCGTTCCCGCTCACCCCTCGCCATAGGCGAAGACATCTATGGCGTCCACCGCATCCTGCTGGACGGCCAGCAGATCGGCACCGTGGTCCTGCAGTCCGACCCCCGCGAGTTCACCGACCGGTTGGCCCGTTTCTTCCTCCTGGTAACCGGGGTGATGCTGAGCGCCCTGCTCCTCGTTTACTTCATCGCTTCGCGGCTTCAGCGCCTGATCTCGACGCCCATCACGCATCTGGCGCAGGTGATCAAGGCGGTCTCGGTGGAGAAGAACTACTACATGCGGGCCCAAAAGCAGGGGGATGACGAACTGGGGACCCTGATAGATGGGTTCAACGAGATGCTGGTCCAGATCCAGCGGCGCGACCAGCAACTGGAGGCGCAGCGCCAGGAACTGGAGGGGGAGGTGCAGCGTCGTACCGGACAGCTCTCGGCTGCCAACCGGGAGTTGAACCAGACCGTGGCGGAGCTGCGATTATCAAAGGAGGCGGCCGAAGCCGCGAGCCTCGCCAAGTCCCAGTTTCTCGCCAACATGAGCCACGAGATCCGGACCCCGATGAACGGAGTGCTGGGGATGATCGGGGTACTGTTGGAAAGCGGACTCGGCGGCGAACAGCGCCGCTTCGCCGAGGCGGTGCGTAATTCCGGCGAGTCGCTGCTGTCCATCATCAACGACATCCTGGACTTCTCCAAGATCGAGGCGGGGCGCATGGAGCTCGAGCCCGCCCCAATCGACCTGCACGACATACTCGGCGGCGTGCTGGAGATCTTCGCGGCGGGGGCGCAGCGAAAAGGGGTGGGCATCTCGTTGCACCTCGACCCACGGTTGCCGCGCTACGTTGTCGGTGACCCGGTGCGTCTGCGCCAGATCCTGGTGAACCTCCTTGGGAACGCGGTCAAGTTCACCAGCCGCGGTGAGGTGCGCTTGACCGCGGCACCGCTGGAGGAGCAGGGGGAAGGGTGGCTCAGGTTCGAGGTGGCGGACACCGGGATCGGCATCCGCCCCGAGGCGCAGGCCCACATCTTCGAGAGTTTCTCCCAGGCGGACTATTCGACTACCAGGACCTTCGGAGGGACCGGGCTGGGATTGGCCATCTCCCGGCAGCTGGCCCAGCTGATGGAAGGGGAACTAGGTCTCAGCAGCGAGTACGGCGTCGGCTCCACCTTCTGGTTCAGCGTCAGGCTCCAGGTGCTCAAGGAGGTACCGGAAAGCCTGGCGTACCAGTCGGCCCCGCTGGAGGGGGGGGCGAAGCCGGTATTCGACGCCCACATCCTCGTGGCGGAGGACAACCCGGTGAACCAGGACGTGGTGCGGCATATGCTGGGGCAGCTTTCCTGCCGCGTGCAGATCGTCGCCGACGGGGAACTTGCCGTTGCCGCCTCGGCGCAGGGGGGGTATGACCTGGTCTTCATGGATTGCCAGATGCCGCACATGGACGGCTTCGCCGCCACCCGCGCCATAAGGGAGCGGGAGCGGAACGAGGGGGGAGGGCACCTGCCGGTGGTGGCCTTGACCGCCAACGCCCTGGCCGGCGATCGCGAGCTCTGCCTCGCGGCGGGAATGGACGACTACCTCAGCAAGCCTTTCGACTCCCGGCAACTGGCCGAGGTGCTGCTGCGCTGGATCCCGGAGTGCGCCACGATCGCTCCGGACAACGGGACCGCACCTGATTCCGCCGCGCGGGGGAGGACGGTCGAGGTGGTCGGGCCGGTACAGCATGAGGGCGCACCCGGGCACGGCGTGTCGCCCACGTCCGCTGGGGCGCCGGAACAGGAGGGTAAGCCGGAGCGTACAGGGGTGCCGGTCTTCGATCGGGACGGCCTGGTGCGGCGGCTGGGGGATGACGAGTTCGTGGAGATGTTCGTGGAGAAGTATCTGGACAGCACGGACAAGCTGATGGTCCTTTTGCGGAAGGCGGTCGAGGCGGAGGACTATCCTGAGGTGCGCCTGCAGGCCCATAGCATCAAGGGAGCCGCCGCCAGCATCGGCGCTGAAGTGATGCGCGAGGTCGCTCTCAAGATGGAGCAGTCGGCACAGCTGGAACAGGAGCGATCGGGGCTGCCGGAACTGCTCGGGGAGATGGAGCGGGCCCTGGCGGATTTCAGGCGCGTCGCCTCGCCCGCCTAA